Proteins from a single region of Sylvia atricapilla isolate bSylAtr1 chromosome 9, bSylAtr1.pri, whole genome shotgun sequence:
- the ZNF281 gene encoding LOW QUALITY PROTEIN: zinc finger protein 281 (The sequence of the model RefSeq protein was modified relative to this genomic sequence to represent the inferred CDS: inserted 2 bases in 1 codon) codes for MEPTFPPGMVMFNHRLPPVTSFARAAAPPAPAQHPPQCVLPPAAASSAAAGEPPAPPPPQDVTFKKEPAGAFPSASSSQRSPWGFLQSLVSIKQEKPSEQEDEQQPQHHHHYXGGLFGGAAEERAPGLGSGEGAGQSVIQDLSLLHHLHQHPHRDLLLTGRGEGAPGSAGEPKHDAQVKKAKRPKPETQGIKAKRKPSASSKPPLVGDGEDAVASPSQKPHVCEHCSAAFRSSYHLRRHVLIHTGERPFQCSQCSMGFIQKYLLQRHEKIHSREKPFGCDQCSMKFIQKYHMERHKRTHSGEKPYKCDTCQQYFSRTDRLLKHRRTCGEAIGKAEPGSSNSMGSLAALSQGNTSSSRRKSKTKSTSTENKGNKCSSKIAESQVTSNVAMPSYAVDIPIVSSSGGLVGTGVEELQKKVPKLVLKKTSRKQADKNYLNFVSPLPDILGQKPLSGKQSGSLGLVANTGVETIGLLQSTGGKPGQISSNYDDAMQFSKKRRYLQTASSNSAFSLNVGHMTSQQSVIQSPGVSVMDNEAPLSLIDSASLNNEIKSCHDKSGIPDEVLQSLLDQYSHKSEGQKEDPFSITEQRVDLHTSGEHSDMVQEENLSPNSQTVSNDKASMLQEYSKYLQQAFERTSNSTGFAFGPSFQFVSLSSTLHNHTLFPDKQIYTTSPLECGFSQSVTSVLPTALPKPPFGMLLGSQPGFYLSALEASHQQLTPSQELDDLIDPQKNLETSSNYQSTSQKLTGQKEQKNLESSTSFQIPSQELTSQIDPQKDIEPRATYQIENFAQAFGSQFKSGSRVPMTFVANSNGEVDHRVRTSVSDFSGYTNMMSDVSEPCSTRVKTPTSQSYR; via the exons ATGGAGCCGACGTTCCCCCCCGGCATGGTGATGTTCAACCACCGCCTGCCCCCGGTGACCAGCTTCGCCCGGGCGgccgcgccccccgcgccgGCCCAGCACCCCCCGCAGTGCGTGTTACCTCCGGCCGCCGCTTCCTCCGCGGCGGCGGGCGAGCCCCCGGCGCCTCCGCCCCCGCAGGACGTGACTTTCAAGAAGGAGCCGGCGGGGGCTTTCCCCTCCGCGTCCTCCTCGCAGAGGAGCCCCTGGGGCTTTCTGCAGTCCCTGGTGAGCATCAAGCAGGAGAAGCCCAGCGAGCAGGAGGACGAGCAGCAGCCGCAGCACCATCACCACTA GGGGGGGCTTTTCGGGGGAGCGGCGGAGGAGAGAGCCCCCGGCCTGGGCAGCGGCGAAGGAGCCGGCCAGAGCGTGATCCAGGACCTCAGCCTTCTTCACCACCTGCACCAGCATCCGCACCGAGACCTGCTGCTGACCGGCAGAGGCGAGGGCGCTCCGGGGAGCGCGGGTGAGCCAAAGCACGACGCCCAGGTCAAGAAGGCGAAGAGGCCAAAGCCAGAAACTCAGGGAATCAAAGCCAAGCGGAAGCCGAGCGCTTCGTCCAAACCCCCCCTGGTGGGAGATGGGGAAGATGCCGTGGCGTCCCCCAGCCAGAAACCTCACGTCTGTGaacactgcagtgctgccttcAGGAGCTCCTATCACTTGCGCAGGCACGTGCTCATCCACACCGGGGAGAGGCCTTTCCAGTGCAGCCAGTGCAGCATGGGCTTCATCCAGAAGTACCTGCTGCAGAGACACGAGAAGATCCACAGCAGGGAGAAGCCTTTCGGGTGTGACCAGTGTAGTATGAAGTTCATCCAGAAGTACCACATGGAAAGACACAAGAGGACGCATAGTGGAGAAAAGCCATACAAATGTGACACTTGTCAGCAGTATTTTTCGAGGACTGATAGACTGTTAAAGCACAGAAGAACGTGTGGTGAAGCCATAGGTAAAGCAGAGCCCGGGTCATCGAATAGCATGGGTAGCTTGGCTGCATTGTCTCAGGGAAATACAAGTTCCTcaaggagaaaaagtaaaacaaaaagtacatccactgaaaacaaaggaaacaagTGTAGCAGCAAAATAGCTGAATCTCAAGTTACAAGTAATGTGGCCATGCCAAGTTATGCAGTTGATATTCCTATAGTGTCTTCCAGTGGTGGTCTAGTTGGCACAGGCGTAGAAGAACTTCAGAAAAAGGTGCCAAAATTGGTCCTGAAAAAAACGAGCAGAAAACAAGCAGACAAAAATTACCTTAATTTTGTATCACCACTGCCAGATATTTTGGGGCAAAAACCACTGTCTGGGAAACAGAGTGGCTCTCTAGGCCTAGTAGCCAATACCGGTGTAGAAACTATTGGCCTTCTCCAAAGTACAGGTGGTAAACCGGGTCAAATAAGTAGCAATTATGATGATGCCAtgcagttttcaaagaaaagaagatactTACAAACTGCAAGCAGTAACAGTGCCTTTTCGCTTAACGTCGGACACATGACTTCCCAGCAATCCGTCATCCAGTCTCCGGGTGTTAGTGTTATGGATAACGAAGCTCCTTTATCTCTTATTGATTCAGCAtctttaaataatgaaattaagtCTTGCCACGACAAGTCTGGTATTCCTGATGAAGTCTTGCAGAGCCTTTTGGACCAGTACTCTCACAAATCGGAAGGCCAGAAGGAAGATCCTTTCAGCATCACTGAACAGCGCGTGGACTTGCACACCTCAGGAGAACATTCAGACATGGTTCAGGAAGAAAACCTGAGCCCTAACTCTCAGACAGTTTCAAATGATAAGGCAAGCATGTTGCAAGAATACTCAAAATACCTCCAACAAGCCTTCGAAAGAACAAGCAACagcactggttttgcttttggacCCAGTTTCCAGTTTGTTAGCTTGTCTTCAACTCTCCATAACCACACTCTGTTTCCAGACAAACAGATATACACTACATCTCCACTTGAGTGTGGCTTCAGCCAATCTGTTACCTCAGTGTTGCCAACTGCGTTGCCAAAACCTCCATTTGGGATGTTGCTTGGCTCTCAGCCAGGCTTTTACTTGTCTGCTTTGGAGGCTTCGCATCAACAGTTGACTCCTTCTCAAGAGCTGGATGATCTCATCGATCCGCAGAAAAACTTAGAGACTTCCTCGAACTACCAGTCAACATCTCAGAAACTGACCGgccagaaggaacagaaaaactTGGAATCCTCAACGAGCTTTCAGATCCCATCTCAGGAGTTAACCAGCCAGATAGATCCTCAGAAGGACATAGAGCCTAGAGCAACCTACCAGATCGAGAACTTTGCACAAGCGTTTGGTTCTCAGTTTAAGTCGGGCAGCAGGGTGCCAATGACTTTTGTTGCTAACTCTAATGGAGAAGTGGACCATAGAGTAAGGACTTCAGTGTCAGATTTCTCAGGGTATACAAATATGATGTCTGATGTGAGTGAGCCATGTAGTACACGAGTAAAAACCCCAACCAGCCAGAGTTACAGGTAA